A genomic segment from Cricetulus griseus strain 17A/GY chromosome 8, alternate assembly CriGri-PICRH-1.0, whole genome shotgun sequence encodes:
- the LOC100769206 gene encoding LOW QUALITY PROTEIN: putative vomeronasal receptor-like protein 4 (The sequence of the model RefSeq protein was modified relative to this genomic sequence to represent the inferred CDS: substituted 1 base at 1 genomic stop codon), with protein sequence MMLRXIEFPHMSPLRNVLYFQAVLGLLANTFLLFFYTFIILVHKSKLIDLTSCQLTFVHIVLLLVGGEIGLTDIFESLNIENDFKCKATFYIHRVMRGLSICITCLLSVFQAVTISPSTSSLAKFKHKLKKYMVYSFLFIWALNLSFSSIIVFYVGAFTNVSETNQMKSTKYCSLFPMDYIIKALILTETIIRDVFLVGVMMTSSAYMVIILFRHQRQCKHLHSLSHLRASPEKKATLTILLLVVVFVVMYWEDVIISSTAFLSWMYHPVILSVQKFVMNAYPTIAPLVQISSDYRIINMLTTLQSTCHQIFK encoded by the coding sequence ATGATGTTAAGATGAATAGAGTTTCCACATATGTCCCCATTAAGGAATGTCCTTTATTTCCAAGCTGTTCTTGGACTCCTCGCCAATacgtttcttctttttttctacacTTTCATAATCCTAGTGCATAAATCTAAGCTCATAGACCTGACCTCCTGTCAACTGACCTTTGTCCACATAGTGCTGCTCCTCGTTGGGGGGGAAATCGGGCTTACAGATATATTTGAGTCACTGAACATTGAGAATGACTTCAAATGTAAGGCAACTTTTTACATACACAGAGTGATGAGAGGCCTCTCCATCTGcatcacctgcctcctgagtgtgttcCAGGCTGTCACTATCAGTCCCAGTACCTCTTCACTggcaaaatttaaacataaactaaaaaaatacatggtctattctttcttatttatttgggcTCTCAATTTGTCATTCAGTAGCATCATTGTCTTCTACGTTGGTGCTTTTACCAATGTGAGTGAGACCAACCAGATGAAGTCCACCAAATATTGCTCACTCTTCCCCATGGACTACATCATCAAGGCACTGATTTTAACAGAGACAATCATCAGAGACGTATTTCTTGTAGGAGTTATGATGACCTCAAGTGCATACATGGTGATTATCTTGTTCAGACATCAGAGGCAATGCAAGCATCTTCATAGCCTCAGTCACCTGAGAGCGTCCCCAGAGAAAAAGGCCACACTGACCATCTTGCTTCTGGTGGTTGTCTTTGTGGTCATGTACTGGGAAGACGTCATCATCTCATCCACCGCATTCCTGTCATGGATGTACCACCCAGTCATCCTGAGTGTTCAGAAGTTTGTGATGAATGCCTATCCCACAATTGCACCTTTGGTACAAATCAGTTCTGATTACAGAATAATCAATATGCTGACAACCTTGCAGTCAACGTGTCACcagatttttaaataa